One window of Quercus robur chromosome 5, dhQueRobu3.1, whole genome shotgun sequence genomic DNA carries:
- the LOC126728234 gene encoding uncharacterized protein LOC126728234 encodes MDQSQSLNAPPFFDGSNYAFWKVCMRAFFCAIDESVWDSVENRISHVKTAKEAWMILKTTYEDTKKVKDMKLQMLTTRFEELKMGDDESFDSFYGKLNEIVTAIEESKDLDEIKIQELIGSFQTYELGLPSHKTSKSLALKTITERMDDSFEEDDVEKEVAFIANNFRKFLKMKNSGKPFSKGRFSSSKGDRKEFKKKDGKEFQSPQGIVCYKCNGHGHLKKECPNYLRGKGKVFATTLSDSDRSNSDTEGECDSEGNYRAFMTIAFIDSKNDLSNLVDELGEINLQEAYDSLLEDCGKYAKIANLAVKKMKKVEEEHRCILVQHKEAKCEVERLKGELVEAYSKIKFLELEIIQANVKVERISTKKLNNVVSSQKSSHDKTGLG; translated from the exons ATGGACCAATCACAATCGCTCAATGCTCCACCATTCTTTGATGGGagcaactatgcattttggaaagtCTGCATGAGGGCTTTCTTTTGTGCTATAGATGAGTCGGTATGGGACTCTGTCGAGAATAG GATATCGCATGTGAAGACAGCCAAGGAAGCTTGGATGATTCTTAAGACTACTTATGAGGATACCAAGAAAGTTAAGGACATGAAGCTCCAAATGCTTACCACTAGATTTGAAGAGCTCAAGATGGGTGACGATGAGTCTTTCGATTCATTCTATGGGAAGCTCAATGAAATC GTCACAGCTATAGAGGAAAGTAAGGATTTGGAtgagatcaaaatccaagaaCTCATTGGATCTTTCCAAACATATGAGCTGGGACTGCCTTCTCACAAAacgagcaaatctcttgctctcaaAACCATCACCGAAAGAATGGATGACTCCTTCGAAGAAGATGATGTGGAGAAGGAGGTAGCATTCATTGCAAACAACTTCCGAAAATTTCTGAAGATGAAAAATAGTGGGAAGCCATTTAGCAAAGGAAGGTTTTCATCCTCCAAAGGTGATAggaaggagttcaagaagaaagaTGGAAAGGAGTTTCAATCCCCTCAAGGAATTGTGTGTTATAAATGCAATGGCCATGGACATCTCAAGAAGGAGTGTCCCAACTATTTGAGAGGGAAGGGTAAAGTGTTTGCCACTACCCTTAGTGATTCTGACAGGTCAAATTCAGACACAGAAGGAGAATGTGACAGTGAAGGAAACTACAGAGCCTTCATGACAATTGCCTTCATTGATTCAAAGAATGATTTGAGCAATTTGGTTGATGAACTTG GGGAGATCAACCTTCAAGAAGCATATGATTCTCTGCTGGAAGATTGTGGCAAATATGCCAAAATTGCGAACCTtgctgtgaaaaagatgaaaaaggttgAGGAAGAGCATAGGTGTATACTTGTGCAACACAAGGAAGCAAAGTGTGAAGTAGAAAGACTCAAAGGAGAGTTGGTTGAAGCTTACTCTaagatcaagtttcttgaacttgaaattattCAAGCTAATGTCAAGGTTGAGCGCATCTCCACCAAGAAACTTAACAACGTGGTGTCCTCTCAAAAATCTTCTCATGATAAGACCGGTTTGGGCTAA